CTCGACTTCGTCGAGCAGCACCACGCTGTAGGGCTGGCGGCGCACGGCTTCCGTCAGCACGCCGCCTTCGCCATAACCCACGTAGCCGGGCGGCGAGCCCTTCAGGCCCGAGACGCTGTGCGCCTCCTGGTACTCGCTCATGTTGATGGTGATGAGCTTCTTCTCGCCGCCATAAAGAATGTCGGCCAGCGCGAGCGCGGTCTCGGTCTTGCCGACGCCCGAGGGGCCGACGAACATGAACACGCCGCGCGGCTTGTTGGGGTCTTCCAGGCGCGCGCTGGCGGTGCGCACGCGCTGGGCCACGGCAGCGAGCGCGTGGTCCTGGCCGATCACGCGCTCGGCCAGCAGCGTGTCGAGCGCACGCACGGTCTTGATCTCGTCCTTGACCATGCGGCCGAGCGGCACGCCGGTCCAGGCCGAGACGATCTCGGCGACGACGTGGCCATCGACCTGCAGCGGCACCATCGGCGTGGTGCCTTGCAGGGCGCGCAACTCGGCGAGCAGTGCATCGAGCTGGTCGCGCTCGGGGTCGGCGGCAGCAGCGGTTTTCTTGCGGCCGGCGGCGCGGGCGGGTGCGGCCTTCTCCGTGGCTGCGGGCGCCTCTGCGGACTCGGCCTCTGCAGCCGACGTGTCGCGTTGCGCGCGCAGTGCGCGGATGCGTTCGACCAGCGCGTTCTCTTCGGCCAGGCGTTGCTGGCTCGCGGCCAACTCGGCCTGCAGCGCAGCCTTCTGGTCCGCCAGCTCGGCCAGTCGCGCTTCATGGCGTCCGCCGGCCGCGGTGTCGCGCACCAGCGCGGCGCTCTCGGCCTCGATGCGTTCGAGGCCGCGGTGGGCTTCCTCGATGAGTGCCGGTGTGGCACTCTGTCCGAGCGCCACTTTCGCGCAGGCAGTGTCGAGCACGCTCACCGCCTTGTCGGGGAGTTGGCGGCCGCTGATGTAGCGGTGCGACAGGCGCACGGCCTCGGTGATGGCTTCGTCGAGCACGCGGATGTTGAAGTGCTTCTCCATCAACGGCACCATGCCGCGCAGCATGGCGGCGGCCAGCGTTTCGCTGGGCTCTTCGACCTTCACGACCTGGAAGCGCCGCGCGAGCGCCGCGTCCTTCTCGAAGTATTTCTTGTATTCGCCCCAGGTGGTGGCGGCGATCGTGCGCAGCTCGCCGCGCGCGAGCGCGGGCTTCAGAAGATTGGCCGCGTCGCTCTGCCCGGCCTGGCCGCCCGCGCCGATCATGGTGTGGGCCTCGTCGATGAAGAGCACGATCGGATGCGGGCTCTTCTTCACTTCGGCAATCACGTTCTTCAGGCGGTTCTCGAACTCGCCCTTCACGCTCGCACCGGCCTGCAGGAGGCCCATGTCCAGCGTGTGCAGCGCCACGGCGCGCAGCGACTCGGGCACGTCCTGCGCGGCGATGCGCAGCGCGAGCCCCTCGACCACCGCCGTCTTGCCGACGCCGGCCTCGCCGGTGAGGATGGGGTTGTTCTGGCGCCGGCGCATCAGGATGTCGATGACCTGGCGGATCTCGGTGTCGCGGCCGATCACCGGGTCGAGTGCACCGTCTTTCGCGCGCTGCGTGAGGTTGGTGGTGAACTGGTCGAGTGCGGGCGTCTTGCCGGGCACGCCCGCGGCCAATGCATCGGCCGGTGGCTGCTGCGCGTCGCCTTCGGTGGCCGCGCCCGATGCACCGGCTTCGGTCGCTTCGCTCGAACCGTCGGTGAGCTTGTCGAAGTCGTGCTTCAGGTCTTCGAGGCGAATCTTCGCGAAGAGCGGCGAGCCGCGTTGTGCGAGTTGCGCCAGGTCGGGCTCGGTCAGCAGCGCGAGCAGCAGGTGGCCCGAGCGGATCTGCGCCACGTGCGCATCGAGCGAGGCGAGCAGCCACGCCTGCTGGAACAACTGCTGCAGATGCTGCGAGAACACGGGCGTGCGCGTATTGCCGTTCTTGAAGGTCTGGATCTCGCGCTCCAGGTCCGACTGGATCGCGGTCGCGCTGATGCGGTTGGCGCGCAGCACGCGCGCGAGGTCGTTGTCGGTCTGCTCGAGCAGGGCCAGGAACAGGTGCTCCAGATCCACTTCGTAGTGGCCGTTGGCAAGGCACAGGTTGGCGGCGCGCTGCGTGGCCATGCGTGCGCTGCCGTTGAGCTTGGTGATCAGTGTTTTCAGCGATGTGCTCATGAACGGTGGTTGTCTTCTGTCGGTCTTCTTCGTTGAAGGGTCACTGCCAACTGCTACTGCAGGGGCTGGAGTTCGTACTGGGTGTCGCTGCGGTCGCTCTCGGCCTCGCCGGTGGAGATGAAGCTGTCCCACCCGAGGTGGCTGCCGCCGCCGTCGCTCAGCTGTACGGCGGCAACTTCCTCGCGCGCGAGGATCAGGCGCACTTCGTACTCGCAGGTCACGCCCGCGAGCAGTGCCAGCATTTTTTCGAGCGCCTTCGCATGCGCGCGGCCCGGAAAGAATTCGCGCAGCGCGCTGCGATTGAGCGGGCCGATCCACAGGCGGATGCGCAGGTCGCGCTGCCAGATGCGTTCGCCCGCCATCGCGTTCTGCCCGAGGCTCACATTGCCCTCGCCGAGCCTGGAGCGCTGCTGCACGGGCATGTCGTACCACTTGCCGAGGAACTGCTCGATGCGGATGTTGCTGCGGAAGTAGTCCGACAGCACGCGCTGCAGGTAGGCGGCCGACATCGGCCGGTGGCGCACCGCAGCCGCATAGCCGGCCACGGTTTCGTCGAACACCGTGCCCGTGCCGTCGGTGAGCGGATCGCGCTGGGCCGTGTGTTCGAGCCCCGCCATCGACAGCAGCACCGGCAGGTAGGCGCGGCTGCGCTCATGCTCGTAGTGCAGCGGCAGGCGGTACTTGCGCCACGCTGCGTAGAAAAGCGCGGTGGCGCGGTTGGTGAACACGTCCAGGAACGCGCGCGCCGAGCTGTCGCGCAAGTGCTGCTCGCGGCGCATCAGCATCTCGGTGTAGACGATGGGCAAGGCGCCCGACACGCCCAGCATGCCGAATGAAGCGGGCGTGAGCTCGATGCGCCCGAGCCCGTGCACATCGTCGCCCTGCGCCGGCGGCTCGCACAACTCGGCGCTCGACACCAGCTGGCCCGCCGCATCGCGCACCGCCAGCGCCTCGATCTCGCTAGGCGGGAAGGTGAGGCTCATCGAGCTGCGAAAGCGCAGCCAGCGCGGCACCATGCGCTCGCCGGGCACCAGGCGATGGTGCACATCGCGCTCCTGGCGGCGCAGCAGCACGAGCTCGAGCAGCCGCACCGCCTGGAAGAACTCGAAGCGGTACGGTTCGCACAGCAGCCGGTCGGCTACAGCAGGATCGATTCGCCGCTGCGGGGTTTGCATCGCACCAGCTCCTCCTTGTCGCGCGCCGAAACGATCACCAGTTGGGTGAAGCTGTTCAGGTGCACATAGAGACCGAAGAAATGATCCATCACGCGCGCAAAGGCCTGCAGGCTGCTGCCGACGAAGCCCGCTTCGTCGACCGTGAGCTTCAGCTCGATGCCGCGCACGAAGGTGGCGAAAGGCTTGCCCGGCAGCCACTGCGTGGTGGCCTGCTGGTCGATGCCGGTGATGGCCTCGATCTGCCGCGCCGACACGGCCGAGCGGCCGAGGTCGTACAGGCGCAGCATCTCCTTGAGCGCCGGCAACCCGCTGGTGGCCAGCGACAGATGATTGAGCGACAGGTGCGACACCAGCCGCCATTGCACGCCCTTGCCGCGCGGCATGCGCAGCGTCTGCGTCGGGCGGCGCAGCATGCGGATCGAGCGCGCCACCGAGTTGCCTTCGATGAACAGGTCGCCGCCCGGCAGGCCGAAGGCCAGCGAATGCGGCAGGTCGCGGTTGGTACAGGTGAGGTCGATGCTCAACGTTTCCGTTTGCGGCAGCGAAGGCTGGAAGTCGATGTCGACGATCGAAAGCTCGGTCTCGTAGCCCGGGCTGCGCTGCGCCACCAGTTCATTGCGTCGCGCGAACCAGTAGTGCTCGGCCTCCTTCGGATGCTCGCCGTGATGCAGCGAGTAGAAGGGCCGGAACTCGATGTAGGCGTCGCCCTCGGCGGTCTGCTTCACGAGCTTGACCGAGTCGATGCTGTAGACCTCGAAGCCGAAGGCCCGGCGCGCATCGGCCACCACCGGATACGCGGCCGCGGCATGCGTGACGCGGATCGGATCGCTGCGCTGCTTGAAGAGGTTGATGACCGGCGTGCAGCCCAGCCGCAGATTGCGGCTGGAGACGCCTTCGAGCAGCCGCGCCGCGGGCGAATCGGCGCGCACGCCGGTCATCACGAGGTGCAGCGTGATCGAGCGGCACGAGCCGATGTGGCGCAGCGCGTTCGCCAGGTCGATGTCGACGAAGTTGAACTTCTCGGGAAACGCGAAGTACTCGCTCAGCAGGCGGTAGGCGGGATGCGATCGCGGCGGCAGTTCGATGAGCGCATCGGCCTCGTCGAAGCCGACCGGGTGCAGCGCCTCGCCCTGCACCTGCGTCCATTTGCCGCTGCGTTCGGGCTCGACGAAGACGGCGGCCGTCTTCAGGAAGATCGCATCGGCCAGCGCGGTGGCGAGCGAGGGCTCGGCATCGATGAAGGTGCGAAGGCGCGCCATGGTGAGCGCGAGCGTGCCGAGCGACTTCTGTTCGCCCGTGGCTTCGAGCGTGATCGACAGGCACCCCGTGGCGTTGCGCGGCAACGAGGCATGCGCGGGCGCATTGACCACCGAATGGAACACCACGTTGGACACCTGCACGGCCGCCAGCGTCACGTCGTAGACGCTGCGGAAGCGGCACGCGCCGCCGCGCACCGGCTGCGAGGTGAGCTCGGTGCCGCGCGCGATGGTGACGGGCTTGCTCAGCTTCGCGAGCGCCGCGCCGCCGGCGTCGAACTGCGCGATCGAGCAGGAAGGAAAGGGCCGCAGGTAATGCGGGTACAGCACCTCGAGCAACGCTTCGGTGAGCTCGGGGTAGTCGTCGTCGAGCTTCTTGCTGATGCGCGCGGTGAGCAGCGCGAACGACTGGATCATCCGCTCGACGTGCGGGTCTTCGCTGCTGTCGGCCGAGATGGCCAGGCGCGCCGCGATCTTCGGGTAGCCCTTGGCGAACTCCTGCGAGTAGCTGCGCAGGAAGGCGAGCTCGCGTTCGTAGAAGGGCAGCAATTCGTCCATGGTGTCCTAGGCGGCGATACGGCTCTTGCCCGTGCCGCGCGTGATCGAGTACTGCAGCGTCGTGGGCTGCAGCATCGCGTCAAAGTTCACCGGCTCGGCGAGCTCGGGCAGCACGAGCAGGGCGGTGATTCCGAAATAGAGCATGTTGGTGCTGGTCTGGCCATCCACCTCCAGCGTCACCACGACATCGCGCAGCCGCGACTCGTGGCGGGCAATGGCCTGCTCCAGGGAGCGGCAGATGAACGAGCGGTCGTAGTGGCTCGCGAGGCTCAGGCCCGAGAAATCGCTCAGGCCGTAGGTCATGACGGAGCGACGGCACTCGGGAAACGACTCGAGCTTCGCGTCGTTGAAGACCATGCGCGTGTTGAGCAAGGATTCGAGATCGCGCGCGACCATGTTCTTGACCTCTTCGAGCGACAGGTGCCGAAGCACCGGCGAAGCCGGTCCGCGCCAATCGTCATCGAACAGTTTGTCGAGCAAGCCCGGTTCGAATCCATTCATGGGTCTCTCGCCTCGTGCTTTGGATATCGGGCATGGGCGCCGCGCGTGGGCGCGGCGCCAAAAAGAAACCGCGGCCTCGCGCCGCGGTCGACATTGCCCGAAGGGCGTCAGACCGAGTAGGTCTTGTCGTTCTTGGTCAGGCTCCAGGCGCCTTGCGAGTTGCCGCCCTGATTGCCGCCGATCTTCTGTTGCGTGTACTTCCACTGCACCGCGGCGTACTTCAGCGAGAAGGTCTCGCTCGGCACGCTGGCCACGTCGTTGCTCACGACCTTCGGGTTCACGCTGGCGATCAGCACGTACTTGAGCTTGATCTCCATGTACTGCACGCGCTTGCCTTCGCCGTCGGCGCGATAGAACTGCACGGTCACCTCGTCGAAGGTGGTGCCGCCCGAAGCGTGCTGGTACAGCAGCGGGCTGACCACGTCCATGTCCTTGGTGAAGATCATTTCGCCGTGCTCGCAGCGCTCGGCGGTGTGGCCGCCGGCGGTCGATGCAGTGGCCGAACGCGGCTGCACGATGCTGTGCTGCCACGAGCTGACTTCGACCCAGTCCTTGTGGTCCTTGTCCTGCGACTCGCCGTTGATGGCCGGGCTGCCGAACTTGACGTAGATATCTTTCATGTTTCTTCCCCTTCTTGATTGATTGAATGACAGTTAACGTGTTGATGCACGGCCCTTCGGCCGCGCGTCCGATCCGCCTCTTCTTACTTGTTCACTGACTTCGGCAGATCGGCGACCAAGCGCAGTGAAATCGATAGCTCATCCAGTTGGAAGTGCGGGCGCAGGAAGGCAACCGCACGGTAGACACCAGGCCGGCCGGGCACTTCGCCCACCTGGATCGACGCTTCCCGCAGGGGGAATTGCGCCTTCTGTTCCTGCGTCGCGTTGTCGTCGAGCAGCACGTACTGCGCGATCCAGCGGTTGAGGAACTGTTCGACGTTGTGTGCCGAGGCAAAGCTGCCGATCTTGTCGCGCATCATGGCCTTGAGGTAGTGCGCGATACGGGACACGGAGAAGATGTACTGCAGCTGCGCCGAGAGCACCGCGTTGGCGTTGGCGCTGTCGGTGTTGTACTTCTTGGGCTTCTGCAGCGACTGCGCACCGAAGAAGGCCGCGTAGTCGGAGTTCTTGCAGTGCACGAGCGGAATGAAGCCCAGGTCGCTCAGCTCCTTCTCGCGCCGGTCGGTGATGGCGATCTCGGTCGGGCACTTGAGGGCGATCTCGCCCTCGTCGGTCTTGAAGGTGTGCGTGGGCAGGTCTTCGACCAAGCCACCGCCTTCCACGCCGCGGATCGCGGCGCACCAGCCGAAGTCGTCGAACGCGGCCGTCAGGCGCGTGGCGAAGGCCCAGGCGGCGTTGCACCAGAGGTACTTGGAGTGGTCGGTGCCGTCGACGTCTTCCACGAAGTTGAAGCTGTCGACCACCGTGCCTTCGCGCGGGTGGTACGGCAAGCGGCCGAGAAAGCGCGGCAGCGTGAGGCCCACGTAGCGCGAGTCTTCCGAATCGCGGAACGACTTCCACTTGGCGTATTCGACGGTGTCGAACACCTTGGCCATGTCCCGCGGCTTGCCCAGGTCGTCGAAGCTCTCCAGGCCCAGCAGCTCGGGCGAGGCGGCACCGATGAAGGGCGCGTGCGCGGCAGCCGCCACGTGCGCCATCTGGTCGAGGAAGTACATGTCTTCCGGCTGGCGCGTGACGGCGAAGTCGCCGACCAATGCGCCGAACGGTGCACCGCCGAAGGTGCCGAATTCTTCTTCGTAGACCTTCTTGAACATCGCGCTCTGGTCGAACTCGACGGCGGCCTTGAAGTCGCGGATCAGGTCACGCTTGGTGGCGTTGATGACCTTGATCTTGAGCATCGTGCCGGTGGGCGTTTCCTTCACGAGATATTCGAGGCCGCGCCAGGTGCTCTCGAGCTTCTGGAACTCGGGCGCGTGCATCACGGCGCTCAGCTGCGCGGAGATGAGGGCATCGAGGTCGGCCACGCGGGCGTCGATCATGGCCGAGACGTTGTCGGAGACGATCACCGAGCCTTCGAGCACCTGGCTGACCAGTTCGCCGATGAGGTCCTTGGCGCGGGTGTGCTCGGCGTCGGACTTGGCGACCTTGCTCTTCTCGACGATCTGGTCGAGCAGGTCGACCGAAGCCTCGGGCGAGGCGGCACCGCTCGATGCCGATAGTGCTTGCGCAGTCATGTTCAGCTTCCGTCCTTCTTGCCGGCGCCTTGCCCCAGGCGCTGGAGTTGCTCGGTGTTATTCAGCACGTCGGCCAGCAGGTCTTCGAGCTTGCTGTTGCCGGCCATCTTGTTGCGCAGGTCCGCCAGCTTGGTGCGCGCGTCGAGCAGGCGTTTGAGCGGCTCGATCTGGTCGACCACGGCCTCGGGCGAGAAGGCGTCCATCGAGTTGAAGGTGAGATCGACGGCGAAGGTGCCGCCGCGCTGGTCGAGCTTGTTCTCCACCTGGTAGGCCGCGCGCGGGGCCAGGCCCTTCATGACGTCGTCCAGGTTGTCGCGGTCGACATTGACGAACTTGCGGTCCTTCAGCTTGGGCTGCTCCACCTCGGACTGGCCAGCCAGGTCGGCGACCACCCCAACGACGAACGGCAATTCCTTTTTCTCGATGGCGTCACCGAGTTCCACGTCGTACGTGAGTTGCACGCGCGGCGGGCGCACTTTCTGAAGGCGCTTTTGCACACTCTGTCTTTTGGTCGCCATGACTTCAATACCTTCCGAATAAGACTGCGAGACGAATTACTACTTTGTGCGTCTTATTGCGAGAACGCACACAATTAAATTAATACTTTGGTTTTGCGAAAAACAATTCAATGCGCCAAAAGACTTACTTGAGCGCGTCGAACGGATTGGCGCTTCCTCCCGCGCGCGGCGCAGCGGCAGGTGCGGGCGCCGGACGCGCCGCTGGTGCAGGTGTCGGGCGTGCGGCAGCGACCGGGGTGGGCTGCGAAGCAGTCGGCGTCGACGTCGACGCCGAGGGGGCTGGCGCAGCGGGGGCCGGATTGGTGGCCACGGGGCGGCGCACGGTCGGCTTGGCGTCGGAGCCGGTCGGCACCAGCACGGACAGGCCGAGGGTTTCGCGCAGCAACGCGGCGAGCCGGTAGGCGTCGGCATTGACGTCGCCGCTCAGGGTGCTGTCCTTGCCCAAGTCCTCGATGGAACGGGCCGCCAGACGCAGGCCGCCCACGGCGGTGATGCTCTTGGCCTGACGGCTGGAGGGATCGCGACGCAGCGTTTCCTCGGCGGACGAGATGGCCAGGCTGTAGCGGCCTTCATTGAAGTAGATCTGCGCGATGCGCGACCACGGCTCGCCGCGGGTCGGGTTGTCGGTGGCGATCTTCTGGTACTGGCGGATGGCGGCGGACTTGTCGCCGGTGGCTGCGGCTGCAGCGGCGTCGGCATCGGCCAAGCTCTTGTTGAAGGCATCTGCGGACTGCGCCACCGCAGCGTCCGGTGTGGTGGTGCAACCCGACAGAAAGCTGGTGGCTGCAATGGCACCAGCAATCATCGTGTAAGTCATGTACTTTCGAATCAACACAATCCCTCCGCTTGGATCTGACTTTTTTTGGCCGGTCGCACTCATTGATGAGGTTGCGGCCAATGGACAATACACGATACTACATATTGGTTTACGTTTGAATAACTAAAGTCACGTAACCCAAACTGCTTAATTCAGAAACGGCACGGCTAAATATTTAAGCCTAATGACAACCAATCGAATTCAGCTACATCAGCAGTCCTAATGAAAATACCAGTCACAATTAGCGCGCTGCTGATGACGCTGATGCTCGGCGGATGCAGTTCCCCGGCCCTCACGATCGCCAACATCGCCCTGGAGGCCAGCGGCCTGAAGAAGCCCGAGTTGCCCGAGTCGCAAAAGCCGCCGCGCAAGGTGTCGATGTCGATCGCCGCGGGCAAGAACCTCAACGCCGACAGCCGCAACCGCCCGCTCGCCGTGGTGGTGCGCATCTACAAGCTGAAGGAAACCACTGGGTTCTACCAGTCGTCATTCGACGCCTTCGTCACCCCCGGACGCGACAAGACGCAGCTGGGCGACGACCTCGTCGAGAGCCGCGAGATCACGCTGATTCCCGACCAGCAATACACCTGGACCGAGACCGTGCCGCGCACAGCCAACGCGGTGGGCGTGGTGGTGTTGTTCCACTCGCCCGATGCACAGCGCTGGCGCTTCGCCTTCAACGCGGCGGATGCGGAAAAGACCGGCATCGTGATGGGCGCGCACGCCTGTGCGCTGACCGTGACGCAGGGCGCGGTGGTCGGCCAGCAGAATGCACAGGGCGGCGCCGCGACCGGCAGCGCACTCAACCTGCTGGGCCCGGTGACATGCCGGCCCTCGCCGACGTGATGTGCCTGATGCGCCCGCAGCGCTTGTCCACGAGCAAACTACGATGCGATACTGCCGAAAAATCAAGGGGAGCTGATCCGACGTGAGCTATGCCGCCAAGGTCCTCTGGGGAGAGGGCTTGTTTCTACGCCCCCAGCATTTCCAGCGCCAGGACGCGTACCACGAGGCGCGCCTGCGTGCCACGGCGCAGACGCTGCATCCATACTTCTGGGGCGTGCGCTCCATCAGCTTCGACCTGGACGCGCTCGCGAGCGGCATGCTCCGCGCCTCGCAGTTGTCGCTGGTCTTTCCTGATGGCGAGCCCTACTCGGCGCCGCAGGCTGACGCACTGCCCCCGCCCATCTCGCTCGACACGCTCAACCCGGGCCAGAACGAGATCACCTTCTACCTGGTGCTGCATCCGGTGAAGGAACTGGGCAAGAACTACACCGACCCCAACGAAGAAGGCTTTGCCGCGCGCTACACGAGCGACGCGACGCAATCGCTCGACCTCTACACGAACGCGGTGAGCGCCGAGGTGGTGTTCCTGCGCAAGAGCGTGAAGCTCCTGGCCGACACCGAGCCGCGCGAGCAGTTCGTGTCGATCCCGGTGATCCGCATCCGCCGCACCGCCGCGGGCGGCTTCGAGATCGACCGCAGCTTCGTGCCGCCGTGCACCTCCATCGATGCCTCGGCCACCATCTTCCAGCAACTGCGCCGCCTGCTCGACGTGCTGCAGGCCAAGGTCAACTCGCTCTACGGCATCCACCGCGAGCCGAGCAAGAACATCATCGAGTTCCGCTCGGGCGACATCGCCTCGTTCTGGCTGCTGCACACGGCTAACTCGGCC
This region of Variovorax sp. RKNM96 genomic DNA includes:
- the tssF gene encoding type VI secretion system baseplate subunit TssF, which codes for MDELLPFYERELAFLRSYSQEFAKGYPKIAARLAISADSSEDPHVERMIQSFALLTARISKKLDDDYPELTEALLEVLYPHYLRPFPSCSIAQFDAGGAALAKLSKPVTIARGTELTSQPVRGGACRFRSVYDVTLAAVQVSNVVFHSVVNAPAHASLPRNATGCLSITLEATGEQKSLGTLALTMARLRTFIDAEPSLATALADAIFLKTAAVFVEPERSGKWTQVQGEALHPVGFDEADALIELPPRSHPAYRLLSEYFAFPEKFNFVDIDLANALRHIGSCRSITLHLVMTGVRADSPAARLLEGVSSRNLRLGCTPVINLFKQRSDPIRVTHAAAAYPVVADARRAFGFEVYSIDSVKLVKQTAEGDAYIEFRPFYSLHHGEHPKEAEHYWFARRNELVAQRSPGYETELSIVDIDFQPSLPQTETLSIDLTCTNRDLPHSLAFGLPGGDLFIEGNSVARSIRMLRRPTQTLRMPRGKGVQWRLVSHLSLNHLSLATSGLPALKEMLRLYDLGRSAVSARQIEAITGIDQQATTQWLPGKPFATFVRGIELKLTVDEAGFVGSSLQAFARVMDHFFGLYVHLNSFTQLVIVSARDKEELVRCKPRSGESILL
- the tssJ gene encoding type VI secretion system lipoprotein TssJ, which produces MKIPVTISALLMTLMLGGCSSPALTIANIALEASGLKKPELPESQKPPRKVSMSIAAGKNLNADSRNRPLAVVVRIYKLKETTGFYQSSFDAFVTPGRDKTQLGDDLVESREITLIPDQQYTWTETVPRTANAVGVVVLFHSPDAQRWRFAFNAADAEKTGIVMGAHACALTVTQGAVVGQQNAQGGAATGSALNLLGPVTCRPSPT
- the tssB gene encoding type VI secretion system contractile sheath small subunit — translated: MATKRQSVQKRLQKVRPPRVQLTYDVELGDAIEKKELPFVVGVVADLAGQSEVEQPKLKDRKFVNVDRDNLDDVMKGLAPRAAYQVENKLDQRGGTFAVDLTFNSMDAFSPEAVVDQIEPLKRLLDARTKLADLRNKMAGNSKLEDLLADVLNNTEQLQRLGQGAGKKDGS
- a CDS encoding type VI secretion system tube protein Hcp; protein product: MKDIYVKFGSPAINGESQDKDHKDWVEVSSWQHSIVQPRSATASTAGGHTAERCEHGEMIFTKDMDVVSPLLYQHASGGTTFDEVTVQFYRADGEGKRVQYMEIKLKYVLIASVNPKVVSNDVASVPSETFSLKYAAVQWKYTQQKIGGNQGGNSQGAWSLTKNDKTYSV
- the tssG gene encoding type VI secretion system baseplate subunit TssG codes for the protein MQTPQRRIDPAVADRLLCEPYRFEFFQAVRLLELVLLRRQERDVHHRLVPGERMVPRWLRFRSSMSLTFPPSEIEALAVRDAAGQLVSSAELCEPPAQGDDVHGLGRIELTPASFGMLGVSGALPIVYTEMLMRREQHLRDSSARAFLDVFTNRATALFYAAWRKYRLPLHYEHERSRAYLPVLLSMAGLEHTAQRDPLTDGTGTVFDETVAGYAAAVRHRPMSAAYLQRVLSDYFRSNIRIEQFLGKWYDMPVQQRSRLGEGNVSLGQNAMAGERIWQRDLRIRLWIGPLNRSALREFFPGRAHAKALEKMLALLAGVTCEYEVRLILAREEVAAVQLSDGGGSHLGWDSFISTGEAESDRSDTQYELQPLQ
- the tssH gene encoding type VI secretion system ATPase TssH, with translation MSTSLKTLITKLNGSARMATQRAANLCLANGHYEVDLEHLFLALLEQTDNDLARVLRANRISATAIQSDLEREIQTFKNGNTRTPVFSQHLQQLFQQAWLLASLDAHVAQIRSGHLLLALLTEPDLAQLAQRGSPLFAKIRLEDLKHDFDKLTDGSSEATEAGASGAATEGDAQQPPADALAAGVPGKTPALDQFTTNLTQRAKDGALDPVIGRDTEIRQVIDILMRRRQNNPILTGEAGVGKTAVVEGLALRIAAQDVPESLRAVALHTLDMGLLQAGASVKGEFENRLKNVIAEVKKSPHPIVLFIDEAHTMIGAGGQAGQSDAANLLKPALARGELRTIAATTWGEYKKYFEKDAALARRFQVVKVEEPSETLAAAMLRGMVPLMEKHFNIRVLDEAITEAVRLSHRYISGRQLPDKAVSVLDTACAKVALGQSATPALIEEAHRGLERIEAESAALVRDTAAGGRHEARLAELADQKAALQAELAASQQRLAEENALVERIRALRAQRDTSAAEAESAEAPAATEKAAPARAAGRKKTAAAADPERDQLDALLAELRALQGTTPMVPLQVDGHVVAEIVSAWTGVPLGRMVKDEIKTVRALDTLLAERVIGQDHALAAVAQRVRTASARLEDPNKPRGVFMFVGPSGVGKTETALALADILYGGEKKLITINMSEYQEAHSVSGLKGSPPGYVGYGEGGVLTEAVRRQPYSVVLLDEVEKAHPDVLEMFFQVFDKGMMDDAEGREIDFRNTLIILTSNIGSSQIMQACLNKADDERPAPDALAEALRPVLMKAFKPAFLGRMKVAPFYPITDAVLEQIIALKLGRIRDRIASNHKAVFEWDDALVEAVLARCTEVDSGARNVDHILNGTLLPEIAEAVLTRMADETPLAKIKASCAKSGEFRYRIT
- the tssC gene encoding type VI secretion system contractile sheath large subunit; translation: MTAQALSASSGAASPEASVDLLDQIVEKSKVAKSDAEHTRAKDLIGELVSQVLEGSVIVSDNVSAMIDARVADLDALISAQLSAVMHAPEFQKLESTWRGLEYLVKETPTGTMLKIKVINATKRDLIRDFKAAVEFDQSAMFKKVYEEEFGTFGGAPFGALVGDFAVTRQPEDMYFLDQMAHVAAAAHAPFIGAASPELLGLESFDDLGKPRDMAKVFDTVEYAKWKSFRDSEDSRYVGLTLPRFLGRLPYHPREGTVVDSFNFVEDVDGTDHSKYLWCNAAWAFATRLTAAFDDFGWCAAIRGVEGGGLVEDLPTHTFKTDEGEIALKCPTEIAITDRREKELSDLGFIPLVHCKNSDYAAFFGAQSLQKPKKYNTDSANANAVLSAQLQYIFSVSRIAHYLKAMMRDKIGSFASAHNVEQFLNRWIAQYVLLDDNATQEQKAQFPLREASIQVGEVPGRPGVYRAVAFLRPHFQLDELSISLRLVADLPKSVNK
- the tssE gene encoding type VI secretion system baseplate subunit TssE, coding for MNGFEPGLLDKLFDDDWRGPASPVLRHLSLEEVKNMVARDLESLLNTRMVFNDAKLESFPECRRSVMTYGLSDFSGLSLASHYDRSFICRSLEQAIARHESRLRDVVVTLEVDGQTSTNMLYFGITALLVLPELAEPVNFDAMLQPTTLQYSITRGTGKSRIAA
- the tssK gene encoding type VI secretion system baseplate subunit TssK, with translation MSYAAKVLWGEGLFLRPQHFQRQDAYHEARLRATAQTLHPYFWGVRSISFDLDALASGMLRASQLSLVFPDGEPYSAPQADALPPPISLDTLNPGQNEITFYLVLHPVKELGKNYTDPNEEGFAARYTSDATQSLDLYTNAVSAEVVFLRKSVKLLADTEPREQFVSIPVIRIRRTAAGGFEIDRSFVPPCTSIDASATIFQQLRRLLDVLQAKVNSLYGIHREPSKNIIEFRSGDIASFWLLHTANSAFASLSHLFHHPSLHPERLFQELLSLAGALMTFAKTYSLNDLPVYDHEKPGPAFAELDRIVRDLLDTVISTRYFAIALTETRNAFYLGRLDSGKIDEKTVFYMSVTASMPAAELAEAVPQRFKIGAPEDVDKLVLSAMPGVRIVYAPQVPPAIPIRAGACYFSIDSKSQLYDRMLQAQSVTIYAPAGIPDMQLELIAVTG